Proteins found in one Mytilus edulis chromosome 2, xbMytEdul2.2, whole genome shotgun sequence genomic segment:
- the LOC139513124 gene encoding probable basic-leucine zipper transcription factor F, producing the protein MDTGIINVDINFGEQKDDALKKSPYHESDSGVSIMSSPQHSIISDFEDDISFKALSPPCFENFDNLLDTELTNYLASETDSNDATDFEVANIVSVSPVIPSNAAEYDRQVSNTSQDSDNDCQKRVLSKTTVAKPNPVITSDTKNNKFSTLPAVKVIKVITAPRTTSRFQIDKEIIEAIDEKNQKNAKQAKMNREKKKAYIKNLEEEVDSLQSQNANLNDKMGKLEHHKNALEEEVEYLKSVLANQSTLSNLLKNIPNANVKLTSSFRERKRSAAHDHDYQGKSKHCKKSKSAGVCLHVENENVSLEFCASCSRNAQGSSS; encoded by the coding sequence ATGGACACGGGCATTATCAATGTGGACATCAACTTTGGTGAACAGAAAGATGATGCATTGAAGAAATCACCCTACCACGAATCAGACAGCGGGGTTAGTATCATGAGTAGTCCACAGCATTCAATAATATCTGACTTTGAAGATGACATTTCTTTCAAAGCCCTGTCCCCTCCatgctttgaaaattttgacaaTCTGTTGGACACAGAACTAACTAATTACTTAGCTAGTGAAACCGACAGTAATGATGCTACTGATTTTGAAGTAGCAAACATTGTGTCTGTTTCACCAGTTATTCCAAGTAATGCAGCCGAATATGACCGTCAAGTGTCAAATACCTCCCAGGATTCAGATAATGATTGCCAGAAGCGAGTTCTTTCCAAAACAACTGTAGCAAAGCCAAATCCAGTTATCACTAGtgacacaaaaaataacaagttCTCTACTTTACCAGCTGTAAAAGTGATCAAGGTAATAACTGCGCCAAGGACAACATCAAGGTTTCAGATAGATAAAGAGATCATTGAAGCAATTGATGAGAAAAACCAGAAAAATGCGAAACAAGCCAAAATGAATCGTGAAAAGAAAAAGGCATATATTAAGAATCTAGAAGAAGAAGTTGATTCATTACAATCTCAAAATGCCAATTTAAATGACAAAATGGGTAAGCTGGAGCATCACAAAAATGCTCTTGAGGAAGAAGTAGAATATCTTAAAAGTGTTCTCGCCAATCAAAGTACATTGTCAAACTTGCTCAAAAACATTCCAAATGCCAATGTTAAACTAACAAGTTCTTTTAGGGAACGCAAAAGAAGTGCTGCACATGACCATGACTATCAAGGGAAATCTAAACATTGCAAGAAATCAAAATCTGCTGGAGTTTGTCTTCATGTTGAGAACGAAAATGTGTCTTTGGAGTTTTGTGCATCATGTTCAAGGAATGCCCAAGGAAGTAGCAGTTGA